In Parageobacillus sp. KH3-4, the genomic window CTATTTAGGACCGCTTGCCGGTTATTTGACCGGTTGGAACTATTGGTTTTTATGGGTCGTTACTTGTATTGCGGAAATTACGGCCGTCGGCATTTATATGCAATTTTGGTTTCCGGATACGCCAAGATGGATGTGGGCGTTAGCTGCTTTAATCTTAATGACATTGATTAATTTCCTCGCCGTCAAAGCATACGGGGAATTAGAATTTTGGTTTGCCCTTATTAAAATTGTTACGATTGTATTTATGATTGTCGTCGGCTTTGGCATGATTTTGTTTGGAATCGGCAATGGCGGAATCCCCACCGGCATCAGCAACCTTTGGGAACATGGCGGCTTTTTCCCGAACGGCATTACCGGTGTATTAATGTCTTTGCAAATGGTGATGTTCGCCTACTTAGGAATTGAAATGCTTGGCGTTACGGCTGGAGAAGTGAAAAATCCGGAAAAATCGCTAACCAAGGCGGTCAATAGCGTATTTTGGCGCATTTTAATTTTCTATGTCGGCGCATTGTTTGTCATCATGTCCATTTACCCTTGGAACGAAATCGGTGAAAAAGGAAGCCCGTTTGTGTTGACGTTTGAAAAAATCGGCATTCACGCCGCGGCGGGAATCATCAACTTCGTTGTTTTAACGGCCGCTTTGTCTTCATGCAACAGCGGGATTTTCAGCACAAGCCGCATGCTCTTTAACTTGGCCGAACAAAAGGAAGCGCCGCCTTCCTTCGCTAAACTGACCAATCGCGGAATTCCAGGCGTCGCCCTTATCGTCACGGCGTTAGCAATGCTAGTCGGTGTGTATTTAAACTACGTTTCCGAAAAAGTTTTCCAATGGGTAACGAGCGTCGCCACATTTGGCGCAATTTGGACATGGGCGATTATTTTGCTTTCGCAATTGCGGTTCCGCAAACGCTTAAGCCCGGAAAAACGGCAACAATTAAAATATAAAATGCCGTTTTATCCTTACAGCTCATACATTGCTCTTGCCTTCCTTATCGGAGTGGCGGTTTTAATGGGCTACTTTAAAGATACACGAATCGCGCTTATCATCGGGCCAGCCTGGCTCATCTTGCTCGTTGCCGTCTATTATGTAAAAGGCATGCACAACCGTCATGCCCACGCTTCTGACAAAAAACAAGTTTAACGAAACAACCGCTCCATCCCTTTTATAGGGATGGAGATTTTTATTTTTTACATTCTTCTTCTCGATCTGTTACAGCTTTATTCATCATCCAATTCATATTGCTCAACATTTCACAAATTATTCAATAATAGATGGATCTAATAATCCAAAAATGTAGTATTGTATAGACGAAAACTGTTATATATATTTTTATCAATTTGTTATATTTACAGACGATTGGGAGGGGATCTGTTATGAAACAAGCTACTGCTGTATTAGACCCGTGGCGGAATTTTAAAGGGTCAAAATGGAAAAAAGCGATTGACGTCCGTGATTTTATTTTAAACAATGTAACCGTTTACTATGGGGATGAATCATTTCTAGAAGGACCTACAGAAGCAACGAAAAAACTATGGGAACAAGTGATGGAATTGTCGAAACAAGAGCGCGAAAAAGGCGGCGTTCTCGATATGGACACATCAATTGTTTCGACCATCACTTCCCACGGACCAGGTTATTTAAACAAAGACTTGGAAAAAATCGTAGGTTTTCAAACAGATAAGCCATTTAAGCGTGCATTAATGCCGTTCGGCGGCATTCGCATGGCGCAGCAATCATGCGAAGCGTACGGCTACAAAGTAAGCGACGAAGTGAAAAAAATCTTTACGGAATACCGAAAAACACACAACCAAGGTGTATTTGACGTTTACACCGACGAGATGAGATTAGCGCGCAAAGCAGGAATTATCACCGGTCTTCCAGATGCGTACGGACGCGGCCGCATTATTGGCGACTATCGTCGCGTCGCGTTATACGGTGTCGATCGTCTGATCGAAGAAAAACAAAAAGACTTGAAAAACACTGGCGCAAGAACGATGACGGAAGACATTATCCGCCTTCGCGAAGAAATTTCTGAGCAAATTCGCGCGTTAAATGAGTTAAAACAAATGGCGTTAAGCTATGGATATGATATTTCCAAGCCGGCACGAAACGCACACGAAGCATTCCAATGGCTCTATTTCGCTTATCTTGCCGCTATTAAAGAACAAAACGGCGCAGCGATGAGCTTAGGGCGCGTTTCCACCTTCTTGGATATTTATATCGAACGCGACTTTGCAGAAGGTACATTAACGGAAAAAGAAGCGCAAGAACTTGTCGACCATTTTGTGATGAAATTGCGCCTTGTCAAATTTGCAAGAACGCCGGAATATAACGAACTGTTTAGCGGAGACCCGACATGGGTGACAGAATCGATCGGCGGCATTGCCATTGATGGTCGTCCGCTAGTAACGAAAAACTCGTTCCGCTTCCTTCATACGTTAGATAACTTAGGACCTGCGCCTGAACCAAACTTAACCGTACTTTGGTCGAAACAATTGCCGGAAGCGTTCAAAGAATATTGTGCAAAAATGTCGATAAAAACAAGTTCGATTCAATATGAAAACGACGACTTAATGCGCGTTGAATTTGGCGATGACTACGGAATTGCCTGCTGCGTATCGGCGATGCGAATCGGCAAACAAATGCAATTTTTCGGAGCGCGCGCCAACCTCGCAAAAGCATTGTTATATGCGATTAACGGCGGCGTCGATGAAAAATTAAAAATTCAAGTTGGCCCTGAATTTGCGCCAATCACCTCCGAATATTTAGATTATGACGAAGTGATGCATAAATTCGATCAAGTGCTTGAATGGCTTGCCGAACTTTATATTAACACACTTAATGTCATCCATTACATGCACGACAAATATTGTTATGAACGCATTGAAATGGCGCTTCACGATACTCACGTTTTACGCACAATGGCCACTGGTATTGCCGGGTTATCGGTTGTCGTCGATTCGTTAAGTGCGATCAAATACGCAAAAGTCAAGCCGATCCGCGATGAAAACGGCATTGCCGTTGATTTTGAAATGGAAGGCGACTTCCCGAAATACGGAAATAACGATGATCGCGTCGACCAAATTGCCGTTGATTTAGTTGAACGTTTTATGACGAAATTGAAAAAACATAAAACGTATCGCGATTCGAGACATACGCTATCGATTTTAACGATTACATCCAACGTCGTATACGGGAAAAAAACCGGAAATACACCAGATGGCCGCCGCGCTGGCGAACCGTTTGCCCCAGGAGCAAACCCGTTGCACGGCCGTGACACGAAAGGAGCGCTCGCTTCGTTA contains:
- a CDS encoding amino acid permease, which produces MQPPKHQQQLHRGLEERHISLMSLGAAIGVGLFLGSANAIKLAGPAILLAYAVSGAIMFFIMRALGEMAVENPVAGSFSRYAHDYLGPLAGYLTGWNYWFLWVVTCIAEITAVGIYMQFWFPDTPRWMWALAALILMTLINFLAVKAYGELEFWFALIKIVTIVFMIVVGFGMILFGIGNGGIPTGISNLWEHGGFFPNGITGVLMSLQMVMFAYLGIEMLGVTAGEVKNPEKSLTKAVNSVFWRILIFYVGALFVIMSIYPWNEIGEKGSPFVLTFEKIGIHAAAGIINFVVLTAALSSCNSGIFSTSRMLFNLAEQKEAPPSFAKLTNRGIPGVALIVTALAMLVGVYLNYVSEKVFQWVTSVATFGAIWTWAIILLSQLRFRKRLSPEKRQQLKYKMPFYPYSSYIALAFLIGVAVLMGYFKDTRIALIIGPAWLILLVAVYYVKGMHNRHAHASDKKQV
- the pflB gene encoding formate C-acetyltransferase; the encoded protein is MKQATAVLDPWRNFKGSKWKKAIDVRDFILNNVTVYYGDESFLEGPTEATKKLWEQVMELSKQEREKGGVLDMDTSIVSTITSHGPGYLNKDLEKIVGFQTDKPFKRALMPFGGIRMAQQSCEAYGYKVSDEVKKIFTEYRKTHNQGVFDVYTDEMRLARKAGIITGLPDAYGRGRIIGDYRRVALYGVDRLIEEKQKDLKNTGARTMTEDIIRLREEISEQIRALNELKQMALSYGYDISKPARNAHEAFQWLYFAYLAAIKEQNGAAMSLGRVSTFLDIYIERDFAEGTLTEKEAQELVDHFVMKLRLVKFARTPEYNELFSGDPTWVTESIGGIAIDGRPLVTKNSFRFLHTLDNLGPAPEPNLTVLWSKQLPEAFKEYCAKMSIKTSSIQYENDDLMRVEFGDDYGIACCVSAMRIGKQMQFFGARANLAKALLYAINGGVDEKLKIQVGPEFAPITSEYLDYDEVMHKFDQVLEWLAELYINTLNVIHYMHDKYCYERIEMALHDTHVLRTMATGIAGLSVVVDSLSAIKYAKVKPIRDENGIAVDFEMEGDFPKYGNNDDRVDQIAVDLVERFMTKLKKHKTYRDSRHTLSILTITSNVVYGKKTGNTPDGRRAGEPFAPGANPLHGRDTKGALASLSSVAKLPYEHALDGISNTFSIVPKALGKEEPDRVRNLVAILDGYMEKGGHHLNINVLNRETLLDAMEHPEKYPQLTIRVSGYAVNFIKLTREQQIDVINRTFHETM